One part of the Clarias gariepinus isolate MV-2021 ecotype Netherlands unplaced genomic scaffold, CGAR_prim_01v2 scaffold_37, whole genome shotgun sequence genome encodes these proteins:
- the spag7 gene encoding sperm-associated antigen 7 homolog, translated as MADLLGSILSSMEKPPTVGDQESRRKAREQAARMKKMQEDEKRKKAEFRKKMEKDVSDFIQDSSLQKKKYEPMGKIERSILHDVAEVAGLTSFSFGDDEESRYVMLFKKEFAPSDEELEAYRRGEEWDRAKAEERRKLKEQAALEEEAASQSQKRPMSPSSNYRDKYSHLIGTAAAKDAAHTLEANRAYGCVPVANKRDTRSIEEAMNDIRAKKRLKRGGEEDTGAGSL; from the exons ATGGCGGACCTCCTGGGTTCAATCCTGAGCTCGATGGAAAAACCTCCAACGGTCGGCGACCAGGAAAGTCGCCGTAAGGCTCGAG AGCAGGCTGCTCGCATGAAGAAGATGCAGGAGGATGAGAAGAGGAAGAAAGCCGAGTTCAGGAAGAAG ATGGAGAAGGACGTGTCTGATTTCATTCAGGACAGCAGCCTGCAGAAGAAGAAGTACGAGCCCATGGGGAAGATCGAGAGGAGCATCCT GCACGACGTGGCCGAGGTGGCCGGCCTGACCTCCTTCTCCTTCGGGGACGATGAAGAGAGCAGATACGTCATGCTCTTCAAAAAG GAGTTCGCCCCATCAGATGAGGAGCTGGAGGCGTATCGTAGAGGAGAGGAATGGGATCGGGCTAAAGCAGAGGAGAGACGCAaactgaag gAGCAGGCGGCGTTGGAGGAGGAGGCGGCGAGTCAGAGTCAGAAGAGGCCGATGTCTCCCAGCTCCAACTACAGAGACAAGTACAGCCATCTGATCGGCACCGCCGCCGCTAAAGACGCCGCGCACACGCTGGAGGCTAACCGGGCGTACGGCTGTG TCCCCGTGGCCAATAAGAGAGACACGCGCTCCATCGAGGAGGCCATGAACGACATCCGGGCTAAAAAACGCCTCaagagaggaggagaagaggacACGGGGGCCGGCAGCctctga